From one Magnolia sinica isolate HGM2019 chromosome 18, MsV1, whole genome shotgun sequence genomic stretch:
- the LOC131233857 gene encoding pentatricopeptide repeat-containing protein At5g27270, whose translation MDFIKTPFLSPLPLSPPQNPFHFYPLETPKIPKKPILCSLSSDPWTLSNGNNQNPRSKPYRKIPKKPLSDDNARRIIHAKARYLSQLRKNQGSHAQTPKWIRRTPEQMAQFLEDDRDGHLYGKHVVAAIRMVRNLSTRAEGSYDIREVMGSFVAKLTSREMCVVLKEQKGWRQVRDFFAWMKLQLCYRPSVIVYTIVLRMYGQVGKIQLAEQTFLEMLEAGCEPDEVACGTMLCTYARWGRHREMMSFYSAVHVRGIFPSVAVYNFMISSLQKKTLHGKVIQLWKQMVAAGVEPNHFTYTISISSYAKEGLTEEAFDTFNKMKKSGFMPEEVTYSLLISLVAKQGDRDEALELYEDMKSWGIVPSNYTCASLLNLYYKKGDYSKALSLFSEMEKNNITADEVIYGILIRIYGKLGLYDDAMKTFEEIEQLGLLKDERTYVAMAHVHLNAGNYEKGLDILELMRSRNVEFSRFAYCALLQCYAFKEDVGSAEVTFQDLYKASIPDAASCNHILNLYIRTGLLEKAKAFIVQMKKDQIPFDEDLYRTVMKVYCKEGMMSDAEKLSAEMESVGLGADKFVQTSLMAMYGECGSLQQAEDTFKAFEQPDIVALGQMLTLYLANGDALKASRMLKSLLENAGGLSVASQLISKFTKEGDISKAESLYHQVISLGCQPEDAAIASLISFYGRRQQLRQAQEVFGAVSASPPIGRPVYRSMIAAYTKCSKPDEASHLYREMVEQGHNHDAVTISIIMNALTNYGKYQEAENIIHTSFQGGVELDTVAYNTYIKAMLEAGKLHFAASIYDRMISSGTAPSIQTYSTMISVYGRGGKLDKAIEMFSMACSSDVVVDEKAYTNMILYYGKAGKSEEASLLFSKMQEEGIRPGKISYNTMINVYATTGHHLEAEKVFESMKRDGHAPDSFTYLALVRAYSKSQKYLEAEEIIHTMRKEGIHPSCAHFNHLLSALTKAGSMNDAERVYINITEAGLSPDLLCYRSMLRGYMDYGYVDEGISFFEHINGSVKPDGFLLSAAVHLYKSAGKEFKAGDVLDFMNREGVVFLKNLTVGSKVQTI comes from the exons ATGGATTTCATCAAAACCCCATTTCTCTCTCCTCTGCCTCTCTCACCCCCACAAAACCCTTTCCATTTTTACCCCTTGGAAACCCCCAAAATCCCGAAAAAACCAATCCTCTGCTCTCTGTCATCAGACCCTTGGACTCTCAGCAATGGCAACAACCAAAACCCCAGATCAAAACCCTACAGGAAAATTCCGAAAAAGCCCCTCTCCGATGACAACGCCCGCCGCATCATCCACGCCAAGGCCCGGTACCTCAGCCAGCTGCGCAAGAACCAGGGTTCCCACGCCCAGACCCCGAAATGGATTCGGCGGACTCCGGAGCAGATGGCCCAGTTCTTGGAAGACGACAGGGACGGGCACCTGTACGGGAAGCATGTCGTGGCAGCGATACGGATGGTGAGGAATCTGTCGACGCGGGCGGAAGGGTCGTATGATATAAGGGAAGTGATGGGTTCTTTTGTTGCGAAGCTGACGTCCAGGGAGATGTGCGTGGTGTTGAAGGAGCAGAAGGGGTGGCGACAAGTCAGGGATTTCTTCGCTTGGATGAAATTGCAG CTATGCTATAGGCCCAGCGTAATTGTCTACACAATAGTGCTGCGGATGTACGGCCAGGTTGGAAAGATCCAACTTGCTGAACAGACATTTTTGGAGATGCTTGAAGCAGGATGTGAACCAGATGAAGTTGCTTGTGGTACTATGTTGTGCACCTATGCTAGGTGGGGACGCCATAGAGAGATGATGTCATTTTATTCTGCCGTGCATGTGCGAGGGATCTTCCCATCTGTCGCAGTGTACAATTTCATGATTTCCTCTTTGCAAAAGAAAACACTACATGGGAAGGTGATCCAGTTGTGGAAGCAGATGGTTGCTGCAGGGGTGGAGCCCAACCATTTCACTTACACTATTTCCATAAGCTCATATGCCAAAGAAGGCCTCACAGAGGAGGCTTTTGATACatttaataaaatgaaaaaatcgGGATTCATGCCTGAAGAGGTAACATACAGCCTTCTGATCAGCCTAGTTGCCAAACAGGGTGATCGGGATGAGGCATTGGAACTTTACGAAGACATGAAATCTTGGGGAATCGTACCAAGTAACTATACCTGTGCTTCTCTTCTAAATTTGTACTACAAAAAGGGTGATTATTCTAAAGCTCTCTCACTCTTCTCAGAGATGGAGAAAAACAACATCACTGCTGATGAAGTCATCTATGGTATACTCATTAGAATATATGGTAAGCTTGGCCTATATGATGATGCAATGAAAACCTTTGAAGAGATCGAGCAATTGGGTCTTCTTAAGGATGAGAGAACATACGTTGCAATGGCACATGTTCATCTAAATGCTGGGAATTATGAGAAAGGTTTAGACATTTTGGAGCTGATGAGGTCTAGAAATGTGGAGTtctcaagatttgcatattgcgcATTGCTTCAGTGTTACGCATTTAAGGAAGATGTGGGGTCTGCTGAAGTTACGTTTCAGGATCTATACAAGGCCAGCATTCCTGATGCCGCTTCCTGTAATCACATACTCAATTTGTATATTCGAACTGGTTTGCTGGAAAAGGCCAAGGCATTCATTGTCCAGATGAAGAAAGATCAAATACCATTTGATGAGGACCTTTACAGGACTGTCATGAAGGTATACTGCAAAGAGGGGATGATGAGCGATGCTGAAAAACTATCAGCAGAGATGGAAAGTGTTGGGCTGGGTGCGGATAAGTTCGTACAGACATCTTTGATGGCCATGTATGGAGAATGTGGAAGCCTTCAGCAGGCAGAGGACACATTCAAGGCATTTGAGCAGCCTGACATTGTGGCTCTTGGTCAGATGCTTACTTTGTATTTAGCAAACGGAGATGCCCTGAAGGCTAGTCGAATGCTGAAATCTCTGCTGGAGAATGCAGGTGGCTTGTCAGTAGCCAGCCAACTCATCAGCAAGTTTACCAAAGAAG GTGATATATCTAAAGCTGAGTCTCTCTATCATCAAGTAATCAGCCTAGGTTGCCAGCCTGAGGATGCAGCAATAGCTTCTCTTATTAGTTTCTATGGAAGACGGCAGCAGCTGAGACAAGCCCAAGAAGTGTTTGGAGCAGTGTCAGCTTCCCCTCCAATTGGAAGGCCTGTATATAGGTCTATGATTGCTGCCTACACAAAATGCAGTAAACCGGACGAAGCAAGCCACCTTTACAGAGAAATGGTTGAGCAAGGGCATAATCACGATGCTGTTACTATCAGCATTATCATGAATGCTTTGACAAACTATG GCAAGTACCAAGAGGCAGAAAATATTATCCATACCAGTTTTCAGGGTGGCGTGGAGCTTGATACTGTTGCATACAATACCTATATCAAGGCAATGCTAGAAGCAG GTAAGTTGCACTTCGCTGCCAGCATATATGATCGTATGATTTCTTCAGGCACCGCTCCTTCAATTCAGACATATAGCACTATGATTAG TGTATATGGCCGAGGTGGAAAGTTGGACAAGGCTATTGAGATGTTCAGCATGGCATGCAGCTCGGATGTCGTGGTTGATGAGAAAGCATATACTAACATGATTCTCTATTATGGTAAAGCTG GTAAGAGTGAAGAGGCTTCCCTTCTATTTAGCAAGatgcaagaagaaggaattaGGCCTGGAAAG ATCAGCTACAACACCATGATCAATGTCTATGCCACCACAGGACATCATCTCGAAGCGGAGAAGGTTTTTGAGTCCATGAAGAGGGATGGCCATGCTCCGGATTCCTTCACCTACCTTGCACTTGTTCGAGCATATTCCAAGAGCCAGAAATATTTGGAAGCGGAGGAGATTATTCACACGATGCGGAAGGAAGGTATCCACCCTTCCTGTGCTCATTTCAACCATCTCCTGTCCGCTCTCACAAAGGCAGGATCAATGAATGATGCAGAAAGAGTTTATATAAATATCACGGAAGCTGGTTTGAGTCCCGATCTACTGTGTTATCGATCAATGCTGAGGGGTTATATGGACTATGGATATGTTGATGAAGGGATCTCATTCTTTGAACATATTAATGGGTCTGTAAAACCAGACGGGTTTCTTCTAAGTGCGGCTGTTCATCTTTACAAGTCTGCAGGCAAGGAATTCAAAGCAGGGGATGTTTTGGATTTCATGAATAGGGAGGGAGTCGTATTTCTGAAAAACCTGACAGTTGGATCTAAAGTACAAACCATTTGA